One Gigantopelta aegis isolate Gae_Host chromosome 1, Gae_host_genome, whole genome shotgun sequence genomic region harbors:
- the LOC121389611 gene encoding sodium- and chloride-dependent glycine transporter 2-like, translated as MTYHKSEVTEHLVVLYIYYIQGGIYIFQLADWYVAALVLAVGIIECIIVTWIYGFNRLYEDLELMIGRKVPVFFKVVLTFVTPLVLLRIAKTISPSKNRVPNTCLSRAKYRQKQKNSFRENICHLCTR; from the exons ATGACATATCATAAATCTGAAGTAACAGAACATCTTGTCGtcttatacatttattatatccAGGGTGGAATCTACATATTCCAACTGGCTGACTGGTACGTAGCGGCTCTTGTGCTCGCCGTAGGAATCATAGAATGCATCATCGTGACCTGGATATATG GATTCAATCGACTATATGAAGATCTGGAACTCATGATAGGAAGAAAGGTTCCCGTCTTCTTCAAAGTCGTTCTAACATTCGTCACTCCACTGGTATTGTTG CGAATAGCCAAGACGATTTCTCCATCAAAAAACAGGGTTCCGAACACGTGTTTATCTCGAGCGAAGTACAGACAGAAACAAAAGAACTCGTTTAGAGAAAATATATGTCACTTGTGCACTCGATAA